A section of the Pedobacter sp. HDW13 genome encodes:
- a CDS encoding O-antigen ligase family protein — translation MINLWFFRIAITVLFCNSLIAVDFFPRSLFSANELALEIGSAICLILAGLKMCRLKSANFGFALIDLPVLGFLIFLSLFAFSSAQGNTQKILNQFCLGVVYVSVRILCQDLNKYMLIKSVITIFLGLCLCSLMIAGAQFFSLIDSKHSSFEITGLFFNPAPFAILMAMSFVFFLIISLSNSFKNFSKYLYIVLIGLVLSVLIFCMSRSAWVGALCGLIIATLYYIKINKICVSFKAKAITSLFLIFLCPCLGYGLYCIKETSATGRLFTWKVAYLMLEKNWQYGVGLGKYPSKHIYYQAVFFNQSELNIQKYGNIAGDIRYCFNDILQIFCETGIFGLSIFVLIIVFLGIQVFKRLNQQVGLYAMFNHSVLATIFVVLISGLSSYPLSMMPLAILFWSFLAIFVSFNSDEYSSIGFKTFSLKPMMPVISMIIGIVVLFTGLTRLKAYHKWDSLSSGPNNHFAFQSLLNLYSVLSTDPNYLNDLATYYIREKQYTKAIPHLRHATEFSPYKGFYFSLGGCYEQLGRFDEARRYYLLISRSLPNLLEPKVLLAKTYYKQKDYTQFRRYVSLITSFKPKIDSEEVRQMKEEIVILQNSLNNRR, via the coding sequence ATGATTAATCTCTGGTTTTTTAGAATTGCCATTACAGTTCTATTTTGCAATTCTTTAATAGCCGTAGATTTTTTCCCTAGAAGCCTCTTTTCTGCTAATGAATTGGCCTTAGAGATTGGTTCAGCAATCTGTTTGATTTTAGCTGGTTTGAAGATGTGTCGCCTCAAATCAGCTAATTTTGGTTTTGCTTTAATAGATTTACCTGTCTTAGGATTTCTAATTTTCCTGTCATTATTTGCTTTTTCATCAGCACAAGGCAACACTCAAAAAATCCTCAATCAGTTCTGTTTAGGTGTTGTATATGTTAGTGTTAGGATTTTATGCCAGGATCTAAATAAGTATATGTTGATTAAAAGTGTTATCACTATCTTTCTAGGGTTGTGTTTATGTAGTCTGATGATTGCAGGGGCACAATTCTTTTCTTTAATTGACTCTAAACATTCTTCCTTTGAGATAACAGGTCTGTTTTTTAATCCCGCTCCATTTGCGATCCTAATGGCAATGTCATTTGTTTTTTTTTTGATAATAAGCTTATCAAATAGCTTCAAAAACTTTTCAAAATATCTTTATATCGTATTGATTGGTTTAGTATTGAGTGTTTTGATTTTCTGCATGTCCAGATCTGCCTGGGTTGGGGCATTATGTGGATTGATAATAGCCACTCTGTATTATATAAAGATAAATAAGATATGTGTTTCTTTTAAGGCAAAAGCTATCACATCCTTATTTTTGATATTTCTGTGCCCGTGCCTGGGTTACGGCCTTTACTGTATTAAAGAAACATCAGCAACCGGGCGTCTATTTACGTGGAAAGTAGCATATTTAATGCTCGAAAAGAATTGGCAGTATGGCGTCGGGCTTGGAAAGTACCCTTCCAAACATATTTATTACCAGGCTGTTTTTTTTAATCAAAGTGAGCTAAACATCCAGAAATATGGAAATATTGCCGGAGATATAAGATATTGTTTCAATGATATATTGCAAATATTTTGTGAGACGGGGATATTTGGCCTGTCAATATTTGTTCTAATTATAGTTTTTTTGGGAATTCAGGTTTTTAAGCGGCTTAATCAACAGGTCGGACTTTATGCTATGTTTAATCATTCCGTTTTAGCAACTATTTTTGTTGTTTTGATATCGGGATTAAGTTCATATCCTCTCTCGATGATGCCCCTTGCAATTCTTTTTTGGTCATTTCTAGCGATTTTTGTCTCATTTAATAGTGATGAATACAGCAGCATTGGTTTTAAAACATTTAGCTTAAAACCTATGATGCCAGTAATCAGTATGATCATAGGAATAGTGGTCCTATTTACTGGTCTTACCCGATTGAAAGCTTACCACAAATGGGATTCATTAAGCTCAGGTCCCAATAATCATTTTGCATTTCAAAGTTTATTAAACCTATATAGCGTCCTGAGCACAGACCCTAATTATCTGAACGACTTAGCGACATATTATATTAGAGAAAAACAATATACAAAAGCAATACCCCACCTACGGCACGCGACCGAGTTTTCGCCTTACAAAGGCTTCTATTTTTCTTTAGGAGGTTGTTATGAGCAACTTGGCAGATTTGACGAGGCTAGAAGATACTATTTACTCATTAGTCGTTCACTCCCAAATCTTTTAGAACCAAAGGTACTTTTGGCAAAAACCTATTATAAACAAAAAGATTACACACAATTCAGGCGATACGTTTCTCTTATTACTTCATTTAAGCCTAAGATAGATTCTGAAGAGGTTAGACAAATGAAAGAAGAAATAGTAATCTTACAGAATAGTTTGAACAATCGCCGCTGA
- a CDS encoding DUF1573 domain-containing protein, which produces MKNKFIYFALLSLIYYSCKPIRKPILNVNHLVYDFKSIGKQDSVAGEFLIRNSGNDDLIIENIAPSCSCTIIGFEKKAIPPGKSALVKFVYKPVPAYDTGKVLKEIVLQANTEERLYVLKIIGSVY; this is translated from the coding sequence ATGAAAAATAAATTTATTTATTTTGCGCTTTTATCTCTAATCTATTACAGCTGTAAACCGATTCGAAAACCAATTTTGAATGTGAATCATCTTGTTTATGATTTCAAAAGTATTGGGAAACAAGATTCGGTTGCAGGGGAATTTCTTATTAGGAATAGCGGAAATGACGATTTGATTATCGAAAATATTGCACCTTCCTGTAGCTGTACGATTATAGGATTTGAAAAAAAAGCAATCCCCCCTGGGAAGAGTGCCCTGGTAAAATTCGTTTACAAACCGGTTCCTGCCTATGATACTGGAAAAGTACTAAAGGAAATTGTTTTACAGGCTAACACTGAAGAACGTTTATACGTACTAAAAATAATCGGTTCAGTTTATTAA
- a CDS encoding TlpA disulfide reductase family protein has protein sequence MDLYLCDFILIIAYTIFVTIEKKEVTLICLILIPWLAMSIFGAIVNYDGLYPIVIPFCVLFASLPALIIIALRRRSMKTALISGLVCAVFFVAKNIYIYPQYYYTKGNLKVSDQSNFITETEKMLYLTSSHDSVSLFQYKGKVLYVELWYSSCSPCLDKIPMIKRVKEEFKNRSDFKTIGIIDGEIDDFDTFKKASLRYGSAFNVSLMADVKLVALLHKTLGTKGYPLELMIDKSGKIRTIHLGFNKAGENYYYKQTVKTLNTLLNEK, from the coding sequence TTGGATTTATATCTTTGTGATTTTATATTGATTATTGCCTATACTATTTTCGTTACTATAGAAAAAAAGGAAGTAACATTAATTTGTCTGATCTTAATTCCCTGGTTAGCAATGTCAATATTCGGAGCCATAGTAAATTACGATGGCTTATATCCGATCGTTATACCTTTTTGTGTGCTTTTTGCTAGTTTACCAGCGCTGATAATCATTGCCCTCAGGAGACGGAGTATGAAAACTGCGCTAATATCTGGCTTAGTGTGTGCTGTTTTTTTTGTTGCAAAAAACATATATATATATCCTCAGTATTATTACACCAAGGGCAACTTGAAGGTTTCAGATCAAAGTAATTTTATTACTGAAACAGAAAAAATGCTTTACCTTACTTCTTCTCACGACTCCGTTTCTCTTTTTCAATACAAAGGAAAAGTTCTCTATGTAGAACTTTGGTACAGCTCCTGCTCTCCGTGTTTAGATAAGATCCCTATGATAAAAAGGGTAAAAGAGGAATTTAAAAATAGATCCGATTTTAAAACCATTGGAATTATAGATGGAGAAATTGACGACTTCGATACTTTTAAGAAAGCGAGTTTAAGATACGGAAGTGCATTTAATGTATCGCTAATGGCAGATGTGAAATTGGTTGCTCTTCTGCATAAAACCTTAGGTACAAAAGGTTACCCCCTGGAACTAATGATAGACAAATCAGGAAAGATCAGAACAATTCATTTGGGCTTTAATAAAGCTGGAGAAAACTACTATTACAAACAAACAGTCAAGACCCTAAATACGCTACTAAATGAAAAATAA